In Rutidosis leptorrhynchoides isolate AG116_Rl617_1_P2 chromosome 2, CSIRO_AGI_Rlap_v1, whole genome shotgun sequence, one genomic interval encodes:
- the LOC139890024 gene encoding F-box protein At5g07610-like produces MISSQFFAIQTWFKKVVNKIKKIHRQPAVESCEVIGYNEYLLTEILHRLPAVSILRFRSVSKHWYSLLSRLYNKLCVSPHVHGLFYGDFYVPYDVNNNNNNPNPPFLSLDFYPDPRGIKIVQSCNGLLLCCSEQGSYDTRIYYVFNPTTKQFDVIPSVKEISLEVIPFMGLVVHPADQGRYYKLVCIYQNRSRLHVQIYSSETKRWKISDETLDDVPILTCGVYRNGGMYWSPNNNTIDSWYYLRWKLKSFKN; encoded by the coding sequence ATGATTTCATCACAATTCTTTGCAATCCAAACATGGTTTAAAAAAGTGGTGaacaaaattaaaaaaattcatCGTCAACCAGCTGTTGAATCATGTGAAGTGATCGGATACAACGAATACCTTTTAACCGAAATCTTACATCGTCTTCCTGCTGTCTCTATTTTACGATTTAGATCCGTATCCAAACACTGGTACTCACTTTTAAGTCGCTTGTATAACAAACTTTGTGTCTCACCACATGTTCATGGTCTTTTTTATGGTGATTTTTACGTTCCATATGacgttaacaacaataataataatcctaatccccCTTTTCTTAGTCTAGATTTTTACCCAGATCCACGTGGCATTAAAATAGTGCAATCTTGTAACGGATTACTTCTTTGCTGTAGTGAACAAGGAAGTTATGATACTCGTATATACTACGTGTTTAATCCAACCACTAAACAATTTGATGTGATTCCATCAGTTAAAGAAATTAGCCTTGAAGTTATACCTTTCATGGGTCTTGTAGTTCATCCAGCTGATCAAGGTCGATATTACAAACTCGTTTGTATATATCAAAATCGTTCACGATTACACGTTCAAATCTACTCGTCTGAAACCAAGAGATGGAAGATATCAGACGAAACGTTGGACGACGTGCCTATTTTAACGTGTGGAGTGTATAGGAATGGGGGAATGTATTGGtctcctaataataatactattgattCGTGGTATTATTTAAGGTGGAAGTTGAAAAGTTTCAAAAATTGA